From Triticum aestivum cultivar Chinese Spring chromosome 4A, IWGSC CS RefSeq v2.1, whole genome shotgun sequence, a single genomic window includes:
- the LOC123081885 gene encoding probable protein phosphatase 2C 21 isoform X1: MVFILKSFRKANPAMGDATTKCSAGEENDRIKYATSSMKGFRDEMEDALTAVLDLDGYSSTSFFGVYDGHGGADVALYCSRQFHIELTREPDYGNNLRTALEHVYFRIDKKLKRSDEWKREPAHPPGSRTLKNLLRAALCEERYVPPQQEGTTACVALIRGNQIIVGNIGDSRCVLSRNGQANDLSTDHKPDLQQERERIERAGGQVTRDENPQRDITGRLVSVDLGIHRIGGKLAISRAIGDFQFKQNKTLSPAEQIVTSSPDIHTVDITDDTEFLIIASDGIWDVKSSQEAVDFVRQRLQSGEIDLRAICERLLDSCLGRRRMSDNMSVIVVQFKAGARANPTATAEARADEIEVSIEVGQPSNGNEDDDGSVNGCIGCFGRLDMFEAGQD, translated from the exons ATGGTGTTTATACTGAAATCTTTCAGGAAAGCAAACCCAGCAATGGGTGATGCAACAACCAAGTGTTCTGCTGGAGAAGAGAATGACAGAATCAAGTATGCTACGTCATCTATGAAAGGATTTCGTGATGAAATGGAAGATGCC CTCACAGCTGTCCTAGATCTAGATGGTTACAGTTCCACATCATTCTTTGGTGTTTATGATGGCCATGGAG gAGCTGATGTAGCATTGTATTGTTCaaggcaatttcatattgagctcACCAGGGAACCAGACTATGGCAACAATCTGCGTAccgcactggagcatgtgtattTCAG AATTGATAAGAAGTTGAAACGATCGGATGAATGGAAAAGGGAGCCAGCTCATCCTCCTGGTAGTAGAACTTTGAAAAACTTGCTCAGGGCTGCTCTTTGTGAG gaacgttatGTTCCCCCCCAACAGGAAGGAACCACAGCATGTGTGGCTCTCATTAGAGGTAACCAGATTATTGTTGGAAATATTGGTGATTCCCGTTGTGTACTCTCAAGGAATGGTCAG GCAAATGATCTATCCACCGATCACAAGCCAGACCTCCAACAGGAAAGGGAGAGAATTGAAAGGGCAGGAGGGCAAGTAACCAGGGATGAGAACCCCCAGAGAGATATCACAGGACGACTAGTTAGTGTGGACTTGGGCATCCATCGCATCGGGGGGAAATTAGCCATATCCAGAGCGATTG GTGATTTTCAATTCAAGCAGAACAAAACTTTGTCTCCTGCAGAACAAATTGTGACAAGTAGTCCGGACATTCACACT GTGGACATAACTGATGATACTGAATTTCTTATTATAGCAAGTGACGGTATCTG GGATGTCAAGTCAAGTCAAGAGGCGGTTGATTTTGTAAGGCAGCGTTTGCAATCC GGGGAGATAGATCTGCGTGCCATTTGTGAGAGACTTCTTGATTCATGCCTGGGCCGCCGGAGAATGAGTGACAATATGAGCGTGATAGTGGTTCAGTTCAAGGCGGGCGCCCGCGCCAACCCCACTGCTACTGCTGAAGCCAGGGCTGACGAAATCGAGGTCAGCATCGAAGTGGGGCAGCCCAGCAACGGAAATGAGGACGACGACGGCTCTGTCAACGGCTGCATAGGATGCTTCGGCCGCTTGGATATGTTTGAGGCCGGCCAGGACTGA
- the LOC123081885 gene encoding probable protein phosphatase 2C 21 isoform X2, with protein MGDATTKCSAGEENDRIKYATSSMKGFRDEMEDALTAVLDLDGYSSTSFFGVYDGHGGADVALYCSRQFHIELTREPDYGNNLRTALEHVYFRIDKKLKRSDEWKREPAHPPGSRTLKNLLRAALCEERYVPPQQEGTTACVALIRGNQIIVGNIGDSRCVLSRNGQANDLSTDHKPDLQQERERIERAGGQVTRDENPQRDITGRLVSVDLGIHRIGGKLAISRAIGDFQFKQNKTLSPAEQIVTSSPDIHTVDITDDTEFLIIASDGIWDVKSSQEAVDFVRQRLQSGEIDLRAICERLLDSCLGRRRMSDNMSVIVVQFKAGARANPTATAEARADEIEVSIEVGQPSNGNEDDDGSVNGCIGCFGRLDMFEAGQD; from the exons ATGGGTGATGCAACAACCAAGTGTTCTGCTGGAGAAGAGAATGACAGAATCAAGTATGCTACGTCATCTATGAAAGGATTTCGTGATGAAATGGAAGATGCC CTCACAGCTGTCCTAGATCTAGATGGTTACAGTTCCACATCATTCTTTGGTGTTTATGATGGCCATGGAG gAGCTGATGTAGCATTGTATTGTTCaaggcaatttcatattgagctcACCAGGGAACCAGACTATGGCAACAATCTGCGTAccgcactggagcatgtgtattTCAG AATTGATAAGAAGTTGAAACGATCGGATGAATGGAAAAGGGAGCCAGCTCATCCTCCTGGTAGTAGAACTTTGAAAAACTTGCTCAGGGCTGCTCTTTGTGAG gaacgttatGTTCCCCCCCAACAGGAAGGAACCACAGCATGTGTGGCTCTCATTAGAGGTAACCAGATTATTGTTGGAAATATTGGTGATTCCCGTTGTGTACTCTCAAGGAATGGTCAG GCAAATGATCTATCCACCGATCACAAGCCAGACCTCCAACAGGAAAGGGAGAGAATTGAAAGGGCAGGAGGGCAAGTAACCAGGGATGAGAACCCCCAGAGAGATATCACAGGACGACTAGTTAGTGTGGACTTGGGCATCCATCGCATCGGGGGGAAATTAGCCATATCCAGAGCGATTG GTGATTTTCAATTCAAGCAGAACAAAACTTTGTCTCCTGCAGAACAAATTGTGACAAGTAGTCCGGACATTCACACT GTGGACATAACTGATGATACTGAATTTCTTATTATAGCAAGTGACGGTATCTG GGATGTCAAGTCAAGTCAAGAGGCGGTTGATTTTGTAAGGCAGCGTTTGCAATCC GGGGAGATAGATCTGCGTGCCATTTGTGAGAGACTTCTTGATTCATGCCTGGGCCGCCGGAGAATGAGTGACAATATGAGCGTGATAGTGGTTCAGTTCAAGGCGGGCGCCCGCGCCAACCCCACTGCTACTGCTGAAGCCAGGGCTGACGAAATCGAGGTCAGCATCGAAGTGGGGCAGCCCAGCAACGGAAATGAGGACGACGACGGCTCTGTCAACGGCTGCATAGGATGCTTCGGCCGCTTGGATATGTTTGAGGCCGGCCAGGACTGA